Proteins from a single region of Phyllopteryx taeniolatus isolate TA_2022b chromosome 10, UOR_Ptae_1.2, whole genome shotgun sequence:
- the sparc gene encoding SPARC, translating to MRMWFLFLVCLAGHAVAAPTEEQPMDEELVADEELVVEDSVVEEAEVGANPVQVEVGEFDEAIELEDDVAENPCLQHQCKKGKVCEVDESNTPMCVCQDPSTCSAAEGQFEHVCGTDNKTYDTSCHFFATKCALEGTKKGHKLHLDYIGPCKDIEACLDNELNQFPLRMRDWLKNVLVTLYERDEDNNLLTEKQKLRVKKIYENEKRLKEGEHTLDLLAHDFVKNYNMYIFPVHWQFRQLDQHPADGYLTHSELAPLRAPLIPMEHCTTRFFEECDGDGDKYIALEEWAACFGIKEQDVDNELLI from the exons ATGAGGATGTGGTTCCTCTTCCTGGTTTGCCTGGCCGGCCACGCCGTGGCCGCTCCT ACTGAGGAGCAGCCGATGGACGAGGAGCTGGTGGCAGACGAGGAGCTGGTGGTGGAGGATTCGGTTGTTGAG GAGGCGGAGGTGGGAGCCAACCCGGTGCAGGTGGAGGTCGGAGAGTTTGACGAGGCCATCGAGCTGGAAGACGACGTTGCCGAGA ACCCGTGCCTGCAGCACCAGTGCAAGAAGGGCAAAGTGTGCGAGGTGGACGAGAGCAACACCCCCATGTGCGTGTGTCAGGACCCCTCCACCTGCAGCGCCGCCGAGGGACAGTTCGAGCAC GTTTGCGGCACCGACAACAAGACCTACGACACTTCCTGCCACTTCTTCGCCACCAAGTGCGCTTTGGAGGGAACCAAGAAAGGTCACAAGCTGCACCTGGACTACATCGGACCCTGCAAAG ACATCGAGGCCTGCCTGGACAACGAGCTGAACCAGTTCCCTCTGCGTATGAGGGACTGGCTGAAAAACGTCCTGGTGACTCTGTACGAGCGCGACGAGGACAACAACCTGCTGACCGAGAAACAAAAGCTCAGG GTGAAGAAGATCTACGAGAACGAGAAGCGGCTGAAGGAGGGCGAACACACCCTGGACCTGCTGGCACACGACTTTGTCAAGAACTACAACATGTACATCTTCCCCGTGCACTGGCAGTTCAGACAGCTGGACCAGCACCCCGCCGACGG ctacCTGACGCACAGCGAGCTGGCCCCCCTGCGCGCACCCCTCATTCCCATGGAGCACTGCACCACGCGCTTCTTCGAGGAATGCGACGGCGACGGCGACAAGTACATCGCCCTGGAGGAGTGGGCCGCCTGCTTCGGCATCAAGGAGC AGGATGTGGACAACGAGCTCCTCATCTAA